Proteins encoded together in one Stigmatella aurantiaca window:
- a CDS encoding GNAT family N-acetyltransferase, giving the protein MTRRLSMREADAGDRHGLWRLHTRSVSSLCRGAYSAQEVSTWVDLLRPEAYMPVDPPRTVLVAEWEDELVGFGQLDPVRGELEALYVAPETVGHGVGSALLSALEALAWGAQARTLNLDASLNAESFYRARGYVPLHAARRVLTPEVQLVCTRMQKHGPGELLPTGAGVGAGAPRPGAARR; this is encoded by the coding sequence ATGACCCGCCGCCTGAGCATGCGCGAAGCAGACGCGGGGGACCGCCACGGCCTGTGGCGGCTCCACACCCGCTCCGTCTCCTCGCTGTGCCGGGGGGCCTACAGCGCCCAGGAGGTGAGCACCTGGGTGGACCTCCTGCGGCCCGAGGCCTACATGCCCGTGGACCCGCCCCGGACGGTGCTCGTCGCCGAGTGGGAGGATGAGCTGGTGGGCTTCGGGCAGCTCGACCCGGTGCGCGGGGAGCTGGAGGCGCTCTACGTCGCCCCGGAGACGGTGGGCCACGGCGTGGGCTCCGCGCTGCTGTCCGCGCTGGAGGCGCTCGCCTGGGGCGCCCAGGCGCGGACCCTGAACCTGGATGCCAGCCTCAACGCGGAGTCCTTCTACCGGGCGCGGGGCTACGTGCCCCTGCATGCGGCCCGGCGCGTGCTCACGCCGGAGGTGCAGCTGGTGTGCACGCGGATGCAGAAGCACGGGCCCGGGGAGCTGCTCCCCACCGGGGCGGGCGTGGGAGCAGGTGCCCCCAGGCCCGGCGCCGCGCGGCGCTAG
- the glgC gene encoding glucose-1-phosphate adenylyltransferase codes for MAKLLAMILAGGAGTRLEPLTRERAKPAVPFGGRYRIIDFVLSNFANSGVYRMKVLTQYKSDSLNNHLSRTWRMTAFLGHYVEAVPAQMRTGLDWYKGSADAIYQNLNIITDEEPDYIFVFGADHVYRMDTREMLSFHVAKKAACTVAAIPVPIEQGREFGIIDVGPDGQMRQFLEKPKDPPPMPGNPKMCLASMGNYLFSTDVLVQEVVRDAADEKSAHDFGKSIISELYKHAPVYVYDFAQNRVAGQEEKEHGYWRDVGNIDVYYQSNMDLVEVDPTFNLYNDRWPIYTQPNNLPPAKFVFADEPNRRVGKAMDSLVSEGCIISGGGVKRSVLSPKVRVNSYSEVEDSILFENVTIGRRCRIRRAIIDKNVEIPPGMTIGYDLDEDRRRFHVTAGGVVVIPKGMKVT; via the coding sequence CGCATCATCGATTTCGTTCTCTCCAATTTCGCGAACTCCGGCGTGTACCGGATGAAGGTCCTCACGCAGTACAAGAGCGACTCGCTGAACAATCACCTGTCGCGCACGTGGCGCATGACGGCCTTCCTGGGCCACTACGTGGAGGCGGTGCCGGCGCAGATGCGCACCGGGCTCGACTGGTACAAGGGCAGCGCGGACGCCATCTACCAGAACCTCAACATCATCACGGACGAGGAGCCGGACTACATCTTCGTCTTCGGCGCGGACCACGTGTACCGGATGGACACGCGGGAGATGTTGAGCTTCCACGTGGCCAAGAAGGCCGCGTGCACGGTGGCCGCCATCCCGGTGCCCATCGAGCAGGGCCGGGAGTTCGGCATCATCGACGTGGGGCCCGACGGGCAGATGCGCCAGTTCCTGGAGAAGCCCAAGGACCCGCCGCCCATGCCGGGCAACCCGAAGATGTGCCTGGCCTCCATGGGCAACTACCTCTTCTCCACCGACGTGCTGGTGCAGGAGGTGGTCCGGGACGCGGCCGACGAGAAGAGCGCGCACGACTTCGGCAAGTCCATCATCAGCGAGCTGTACAAGCACGCCCCGGTGTACGTGTACGACTTCGCCCAGAACCGCGTCGCGGGCCAGGAGGAGAAGGAGCACGGGTACTGGCGCGACGTGGGCAACATCGACGTGTACTACCAGTCCAACATGGACCTGGTGGAGGTGGACCCCACCTTCAACCTCTACAACGACCGCTGGCCCATCTACACCCAGCCCAACAACCTGCCCCCCGCCAAGTTCGTCTTCGCCGACGAGCCCAACAGGCGCGTGGGCAAGGCCATGGACTCGCTGGTGTCCGAGGGCTGCATCATCTCGGGCGGCGGGGTGAAGCGCTCGGTGCTCTCCCCCAAGGTGCGCGTCAACTCCTACTCGGAGGTCGAGGACTCCATCCTCTTCGAGAACGTCACCATCGGGCGGCGCTGCCGCATCCGCCGCGCCATCATCGACAAGAACGTGGAGATTCCTCCCGGGATGACCATCGGGTACGACCTGGACGAGGATCGCCGCCGCTTCCACGTCACCGCGGGGGGCGTCGTCGTCATCCCCAAGGGCATGAAGGTGACTTGA